From a single Coriobacteriaceae bacterium genomic region:
- a CDS encoding aminotransferase class I/II-fold pyridoxal phosphate-dependent enzyme encodes MKELSNRTATFTDSVIRRMTRISNKYGAVNLSQGFPDFDPPAQLLDSLSTIASDPKPLYHQYSITWGSQAMREALAAKQEHFMGMPVNPNENIIVTCGSTEAMMAAMMTVTNPGDKVVIFSPFYENYGADTILSGAEPIYVPLNPPTFDFDRETLEAAFRDNDPKAIVLCNPSNPCGKVFTREELTFIADLCKKYDTYCITDEVYEHIVYAPHEHVYMATLPGMFERTISCSSLSKTYSITGWRLGYTIAPAQITERIKKVHDFLTVGAAAPLQEAVVTALNFDDSYYQEVLDLYTAKRDLFCQGLGSIGLTHNVPQGAYYVMMDISEFGYDSDLEFCEDLASKVGVGAVPGSSFFREPVNHLIRFHFAKRDETLNAALENLKSLRDKIKPRG; translated from the coding sequence ATGAAAGAACTCTCCAACCGCACGGCAACGTTTACCGATTCCGTCATCCGCCGCATGACGCGCATCTCCAACAAGTATGGCGCCGTCAACCTGTCGCAGGGCTTCCCCGACTTCGATCCCCCGGCGCAGCTGCTCGATAGCCTGAGCACCATCGCCAGCGACCCCAAGCCGCTCTATCACCAGTACTCCATCACCTGGGGCTCCCAGGCCATGCGCGAGGCGCTCGCCGCCAAACAGGAGCACTTTATGGGCATGCCGGTGAACCCCAACGAGAATATCATAGTCACCTGCGGCTCCACCGAGGCCATGATGGCCGCCATGATGACGGTTACGAACCCCGGAGACAAGGTCGTCATCTTCTCGCCGTTCTACGAGAACTACGGCGCCGACACGATCCTTTCGGGTGCCGAGCCTATCTACGTGCCGCTCAACCCGCCCACATTCGACTTTGACCGCGAGACACTCGAGGCGGCCTTCCGCGACAACGACCCCAAGGCCATCGTCCTGTGCAACCCTTCCAACCCTTGCGGCAAGGTCTTTACGCGCGAGGAGCTCACCTTTATCGCCGACCTCTGCAAAAAGTACGACACCTACTGCATCACCGACGAGGTGTACGAGCACATCGTCTACGCGCCCCACGAGCACGTCTATATGGCCACGCTGCCCGGCATGTTCGAGCGAACCATCAGCTGCAGCTCGCTGTCCAAAACGTACTCCATCACCGGCTGGCGTCTGGGCTACACCATTGCCCCGGCCCAGATCACCGAGCGCATCAAGAAGGTCCACGACTTCCTCACCGTGGGTGCCGCCGCTCCCCTGCAGGAAGCTGTCGTCACCGCCCTCAACTTCGACGACAGCTATTACCAGGAGGTCCTCGACCTCTACACCGCCAAGCGCGACCTGTTCTGTCAGGGACTCGGCAGCATCGGCCTCACGCACAACGTGCCGCAGGGCGCCTACTACGTCATGATGGACATCTCTGAGTTTGGCTATGACAGCGACCTCGAATTCTGCGAGGACCTCGCGTCTAAGGTGGGCGTGGGCGCCGTGCCCGGCTCGAGCTTCTTCCGCGAGCCCGTCAACCATCTGATTCGTTTCCACTTTGCCAAGCGAGACGAGACGCTTAACGCGGCGCTGGAGAACCTCAAGTCGCTACGTGATAAAATCAAGCCGCGCGGGTAA
- a CDS encoding IS30 family transposase gives MSGKKKRGSARAVPRAYGRLTRHERDTVQRMLERGASCREIARELGRSPSTVSAEVASHRFVTAPKPRRGERVDAGTDLSAACPRLAAWPRCCNGCGRYRAVGCKRRPHVFYEARAAQLCADSVLVSSRRGIDADEPAAAARLEAIRDCLRRGLSPEQMAARNGGPVDLSPSTIYRWVSAGYDGMTNMELRRKVGYRPRRRAAGRAATRHSARRSYAAFLALGEDACAAAWEMDTVEGAREDSACLLTLLHRPSRLQLALPLGGKTAGCVAAALEGVRAVLGADGARRVFRAVLTDNGAEFADEAAVAALLGEGPGETRLFYCDPRRSDQKGACERNHVEIRKLLPKGAGLRFDRLSPADMALAMSHVNSEPRGALGFSTPARAFRAMLGDDAAALLDAYGVEDVPLAELDLTPGLIERARAERGDAPLA, from the coding sequence ATGTCCGGAAAGAAGAAAAGGGGCTCCGCGAGGGCGGTCCCGAGGGCCTACGGAAGGCTCACGAGGCACGAGCGGGACACAGTCCAGAGGATGCTGGAGCGCGGGGCCTCGTGCAGGGAGATCGCGAGGGAGCTGGGCAGGTCGCCCTCGACGGTGAGCGCCGAGGTGGCGTCGCACAGGTTCGTGACGGCGCCGAAGCCCAGGCGCGGCGAGCGCGTGGACGCCGGCACCGACCTGTCGGCGGCCTGCCCGCGCCTGGCGGCGTGGCCGCGCTGCTGCAACGGGTGCGGCCGCTACCGCGCGGTGGGCTGCAAGCGCCGCCCGCACGTCTTCTACGAGGCCCGGGCCGCGCAGCTGTGCGCCGACTCGGTGCTCGTCTCGTCCAGGCGCGGGATCGACGCCGACGAGCCCGCCGCGGCGGCGAGGCTGGAGGCCATCAGGGACTGCCTGCGCCGGGGGCTGTCGCCCGAGCAGATGGCGGCGCGCAACGGCGGGCCGGTGGACCTGTCTCCCTCGACCATCTACCGCTGGGTCTCGGCGGGCTACGACGGCATGACGAACATGGAGCTCAGGCGCAAGGTCGGCTACAGGCCGAGGAGGCGCGCCGCCGGGCGGGCGGCCACGCGCCACTCCGCCCGCAGGTCGTATGCCGCGTTCCTCGCCCTCGGGGAGGACGCGTGCGCCGCGGCCTGGGAGATGGACACCGTCGAGGGCGCCCGGGAGGACTCGGCCTGCCTGCTCACGCTACTGCACCGCCCCAGCAGGCTGCAGCTCGCGCTGCCGCTGGGCGGGAAGACCGCCGGGTGCGTCGCGGCCGCCCTGGAGGGCGTCCGGGCGGTCCTCGGCGCCGACGGGGCGCGCCGCGTGTTCCGCGCCGTGCTCACCGACAACGGCGCGGAGTTCGCCGACGAGGCCGCGGTCGCGGCCCTCCTCGGCGAGGGGCCCGGCGAGACGAGGCTGTTCTACTGCGACCCCAGGCGGAGCGACCAGAAGGGCGCCTGCGAGCGCAACCACGTCGAGATAAGGAAGCTGCTGCCCAAGGGCGCCGGCCTCAGGTTCGACCGGCTCTCCCCGGCCGACATGGCGCTCGCCATGTCGCACGTGAACTCCGAGCCCCGCGGCGCGCTCGGCTTCTCGACGCCCGCGCGCGCCTTCAGGGCGATGCTCGGGGACGATGCGGCGGCGCTGCTTGACGCCTACGGCGTGGAGGATGTGCCTCTGGCCGAGCTCGACCTGACGCCGGGACTCATCGAGAGGGCGCGCGCAGAGAGGGGCGATGCCCCGCTGGCCTAG